The following are encoded together in the Gemmatimonadaceae bacterium genome:
- a CDS encoding DUF58 domain-containing protein → MSPRSYGPLLDALRGVRWPARRAVGAALPGAHRSRQRGTSGEFTEYRLYRQGDDPRQLDWKLLGRSDRAFVRLTDDRALLSTWFVVDASASMRFPASDATAAGSGPPSKWSLACALTVGLAAVANASGDPIGLIVTGQGGPIRLAARTRRGTLGAMANTLDRIDVGADMPLSPLLNALPAMARVVIISDLLGDGDALLRVAAQRTVAGGIVECLHVVAREELSLPSGIHLARDPDATGLFRPMDGRMQADYRTRFDAFRQECAQRWRAAGAGYMEARTDVSVARMVRQIAGGLGRGVAVHGASHDAPGPDQP, encoded by the coding sequence GTGTCTCCACGCAGCTACGGTCCGTTGCTGGATGCCCTGCGCGGGGTGCGCTGGCCGGCTCGGCGCGCGGTCGGTGCGGCACTGCCGGGTGCACATCGCAGTCGGCAACGCGGGACGTCGGGCGAATTCACCGAATATCGGCTGTATCGACAGGGTGACGATCCGCGCCAACTGGACTGGAAGTTGCTGGGGCGCAGTGATCGGGCCTTCGTACGACTGACCGATGATCGGGCGCTGCTGTCGACGTGGTTTGTGGTCGACGCCTCAGCCAGTATGCGATTCCCGGCGTCGGATGCGACGGCGGCAGGCAGTGGACCGCCGTCCAAATGGTCGCTGGCATGTGCGCTGACCGTGGGATTGGCCGCCGTGGCGAATGCGTCGGGTGATCCCATCGGGCTGATTGTCACTGGGCAAGGTGGTCCCATACGACTGGCGGCGCGGACCCGACGCGGCACACTGGGTGCAATGGCCAACACGCTCGACCGCATAGACGTTGGCGCCGATATGCCATTGTCTCCGCTGCTCAACGCGCTGCCGGCGATGGCGCGTGTGGTGATCATTTCCGATTTGCTTGGTGACGGCGACGCGCTGCTGCGCGTGGCCGCCCAACGCACCGTCGCGGGCGGGATTGTCGAGTGCCTTCATGTGGTGGCGCGGGAAGAACTCAGTTTGCCGAGCGGGATTCATCTGGCGCGAGACCCGGATGCGACCGGCCTGTTTCGCCCGATGGATGGTCGGATGCAGGCTGATTATCGCACGCGCTTCGATGCGTTTCGACAGGAGTGCGCGCAACGCTGGCGCGCGGCGGGCGCCGGATACATGGAGGCGAGGACTGACGTGTCCGTGGCGCGCATGGTCCGACAGATCGCCGGGGGGCTCGGGCGCGGGGTAGCCGTTCACGGTGCGTCCCATGACGCGCCGGGGCCGGATCAACCATGA